The sequence below is a genomic window from Lolium perenne isolate Kyuss_39 chromosome 7, Kyuss_2.0, whole genome shotgun sequence.
CAAGCTATAAAAAAGCAAAATATTAAGCctgccatgaggggcttagggttgacggaatcctgcaggctgacacgagacatccgataccaaacagacagagagagagatttacctaggttcgggaccctcgatgaggtaaaacccttacttcctgcttatctgatcttgattatcgaatacATCGGGTTACAATGAAGTAGCCAAAGGCTATggttgtgatctcgtcgagaggctaaggttCTAAGgttctagctctagacttgcggtgaatCTATCTGTTGTAGTTGTGTCCTCCGACCCTCTCCTGGCCCCCGAGAGTTCTGTCCGGATTCGGCTAGGTTACAAAGAGATCtactctaatctttccttgtttaacATCTTCTTGTCTTATTCGTAAGAATCCTTCTTCGGGTGAGTCTCCTTTTCTGGAACCGACGTATGGGCCCACCTTGATCATTGGGCAATCTTCATGGATCTCTGATTGGGCCGCAGGAGGTAGCCTAATGTTGGTTACTCGaatggtaatgcccacatcagcgtGACTAGGATGCTCTAAGATTTTTTTCTATGCAAGAATTTAGAAAAGGGAAAAGGTGATGTATTGGACTCACAGATCTCATGGCTAAATTTATTACGACATAGGAGTAAGGAAAAGCTATGTCAATGTCCAAATTTGTCAACACCATCTCGTGGATTTGCAACTTACGGAGTACAACATAGAGGTCAGCGGTCGATCAGCCAGATGGTAGTGCTGATCCTGGCGACCCACGTGGCCACGTCAGATAGAAGAAGGCACTGGTATACTGCTATAGTATGTGTTTGCGTGTTGCAGAAACACGTTTGGCTTTGGGCTTCTGTCGGGATTTGAACTGCGTTTACAAATCGGCGTAGGAAAGACGCGAGATGGAAATATCAAATATGGAATCACGGGAATTGATTAATTTCGAGGGCGGAGGCAGAAAGGAACTTCGGCGCGGTAAGTGCAGGTTCAGAGTATATGGACAGGTCAACGATATGGCAGGACAGAGCGACATGGCTCAACTTTGAGTTGTACTACCTCTGTCCTTTAATTTATCGCGTGCCCAATAAATATAAATTCCAGATAACATTTAAAGTAAATTGGCGACCCCTATTTGGTAGCGGACGCCGAAGAGCTGTTCTTCGTGTGGTCCTCTTGCGCCCGATTGAATCGCACGGTAGTCTTTAGAGGTCCCTGGTGGCCCAACCTAAATGGATGCGAAGTGATTGATTGCGTCCGCGCGGCCCTTAGCCTAGCGGTCTCACGCAAACTGACTGGGTTATTCGCCAAGACGCATTTCTGACACAAATTACCGCGAATGCATTCGTGCGGACACGGCAGAGCCACCTCGCGTGACCTACCTGACCTCACCCGTCAGGGACATCGAAATCCAGCAGATCAAAATCGCGCTCACCTCCCCTTCTTTGCGGCCCTAGGGCGACGCTGCCACCCGCTACCCCCTCGATGTAGTAGGCAAGCTCTGATCGGGCCACGACTCTCCGAAGTCCACGCTCGGTGTCGGGGTAGGGGAGAGCCCTTGCCTGCATCCTTGTTGGCCGCCTATCTAGTCGGAGCCCCAACCGGCCTCGACGTACAGGACTTGTTCGGTCCATTGTGTGGTACGATACCGACGAACTGTTCGGCCATCTGCGCCAACTATGCTGATCATTTATCCATTTTTGCTTCCCGTAGATGGACATAATGCAGTCGCTCGAGATGCTCCGCAAGGAAGTCGTGGACACCTCATCGGCCTACTGGGGATACCCTTGATTGTGGTCGGACAGCTAATATGGTGGTGTGACCTGACCCAAACGAACACAGATGGACACTTTTGATGTCTCTCTTGCGTCGGGCCGTTGAACATGCCCTTGGAAATTGCCAAGTTGGGTACTCGACCTTTGAGGGGCATGCAGTTTACAACACACAGCTACCTGGGACGCGATTGGTATCATGCATTCATTTCACATCTTCCTCTATGCACTACTCAATTTTGGCATTTCCTTTGGTAGGTCATGAAAGACTTTTTTGCCCGACAGATATGTTGGGTCTAATTTATTTGGTTACATATGTGTCTAGCTTTAGTCTCACCACTTGTTCATACTAGTAAAGGTTGGATCTTTTAAGGCCCCCCGGCACATGGAAGGTTCTTTTCTTGTGATGTGCGGAAGAACACGGATACATGAAAATTCAAAGCGGCCGCCAACCCGTCAACCCGCCCGCGCATCGAAAACATAGCACACAGCTTGAATAAAAGGAAGCGTATGTAATATAATACCATTTGTTCATATGGTGACCTTACCTCTCACCTATCATAGTAAGCTTTACGTCATCGTCCACGAAGCTGGGCACCACGCCGACGTGCAGAAAGGTGACCATGCTATCGTCACCGGCAGTGGCTAAGCCGGTTGAACATGACATAGGGAAGCTTCCTGGGTGGCACAACAAATTTGGCGACAACGCTGACTACACATACACGGTGCGCCTTCACGAAACCGGACACAACCACGATGGTGCGCGGAAATACCATCAGGCCGCCGCCCCCAGCGAGGGTAGCTACCATCATGGATTACCACCTCTCACCTACCAACCCCTTATAGACGTCCACAAAGCCGGGCACAAGGCCTACCACAATGGTGCGCGGAAATACCACCACGAATTATCACCTCTAATCTCTCACATACCACAACCTCGCCGCCCTCCACGAGGACGTGCACAAGCATGTCACGAAAGGCTGCGGAAATATCACCATGCCACGGGAGTTACCATCATTGATCACCACTATTATACAACCACCACTACAAATACGACGATAAAACGGTGAACTGGTGAAACTTAGATGAAGAGGGCAAGTGACATGTTGAACAACGCATGAACTTAGATGGTCAAGAGGGTTTTCAGACCTAGCTCAACACTGACTTAAAAACATGTTAATGCGCATGTAGAACGAGCACGGGCAATCGAACGAATCATTTCCGAATTGTCCAATATGAGACAGGTTACATGCAAACATGTACACTTATTGTAAACTTTTACAAGGGACGCGCAAAAGGCTATCGCAGATGCTTCCCAAATGCGGTGCAGGGCGTGCAGCAAAGCACTGAACATGAGAAACGGATGGAGCAAACAGGAAGTCGCGGGAAACGGATGGCGTGCGGCGGAGGGCGAGAGAAAGAGGTCATGACTCATGAGTCACCCACCACGCGGGGAAACGAAGCAGTAATTACGCGGGTAAGGAAAACAAACGTATTCGTACTATACATATCCAAAACAACGTGCTCGGTTCGCCTGATCCCTCCGAGTCAGCGCCCACGCGCCCATCCCAGCCTAtggtatttttttttattttcaccTGCCGTCCTGGTTAAGCTCGCGCTCTAGCATTAGATTAGTGCGTCTACTTCACCACAAAGGTCCCTGTAGAGACCATGTTTTGCAGAAACAGTCAGGTGGGTTTCGCAGCTTTCTTTCTTGGAGGACAGGCCATGCGACCATCTATGTTTTCTTAGCCTGGTTTTGACTTACTAAAATAAATACTAAATCTAAGTTTTCCAGGTTGTTGACTTGGAATTTTAACGAATTTGCAGGTTAAGCTGACCACAAAGTAAAACACTAACTAATtgcagacctatatatatattaCGAACAAAACTAATGAGGATTAGGTGTCTTGTACTTTTCTAGCTACTATTTACATGACGGAGATAATTGCGAGGAATTGGGTTCAGTTGGCCCCAGTGTCTACGATAATTAAGTGTTGATCGCCGCATATCCACAAAGATGGATACACTAATAAAAGAGGTAAATATCAGTGAAGTTGCTCTGATGTGCCATCACGCGACGTTCGAGATGCAGCCAAACCCTCGACATGCTTTGCATCTACTGTACTATGTCGACTTAATACATGATTAGAGGCACCACAGAAAACCCTCCCCGCAAATACAGGCATTGTCAAACTCTATCCTCAAACATGACCGGCCATCTACTTTCTGCAAATACCCAATTACAAAATTTCTAACAAGATTTTGTTTTCGTATCTTTTCTCCAGATCAGTAAATTGGAAAACAAAAAACACCACAATTAAGGACATGTTTTTCACTTAACAACCACTTCATGGACATTTTACTAAAAGTCCTCGCGGTTCGAACATGTTGTTGCGACAAATCAAAGTAGACACTTCAAGTGTGGGTTAGCGATTCGAAGAGTTATGGATTAAATATTGATGCGAATTTTAAAAGAATCTCAAAAGAATCAAGAAAATTATAAATGGCACCATGTGAGAACGATTCACGTGTTAAAGCAAATTGACAAATTGTCTAATAGAAATTCAGCCTTGGAGCTTCAAACTTTGTTTGAAAATTAAAAACTTTCTAGTAAAAAACATGAAATAATCAGGATTGGTCTCCTTGGTGGACGGTTAAAAGTTCAGATGGACTAATTAATTATGTGGTCAAAATTAAGGAGTTTTCAAGCTTGACGGAATCACTTATTCACACTTCAAATTGTGTATATAGAAAGGAATGGTGGTGATTTCTAGTTGAATACTTGTGAGAATCTCTAGCTCCAATGGTGATGGTTTTGTAAATAAAAGTTCTACCTTACGGTTTTCACACAACACATTATGATCGCACATGGATCAAATACTACTCCATCCGTCTCACGAAATTTGTCTCAGATTTATCAAAACTTAGATATATCTAGATTCTAAGTAGCATCtaaatacattcaaattttgataaATATTAGATAAACTTCGTGAGACGGAGGGAGCTAGTACTATACATGTAAAAACTTTCGAAGTACCTACGGGACATTATGTGCAACGATTGTTGACAAGAAACGCTGATTGACTTGAGTGAAAAGAAAGGACCGCGTCCTCCCTCCGACAAAAAAaatgaaaggatgagtaacaagcTTACAATAACACAAAACCAAGGGAGCGAAATGTTAAATGTATAATTCAATTCGTCTCAAAGTTCAACCTTGTCGCTCCTACTGTCCTCCACGTTCGGCGCATCGTCTATAAAGCAGCCTTCTTTCCCTTTCCCTCGTCACCAAACACCAAACCATTCATCTGGAAacacactactgttaatgggaTCAGGCCTTTCACACAACCACCGGAGCAGCGTCTCGCCTCAGGCTCAGCAGCAGCCGTCGGCGGCCCGTGTCGTCGCCGCCGACGGCTCGCTGACCGAGTTCCCTGCCTCCTCCCCTGTCAGCGTCTCCGACGTTCTCGGCGACAATGCAGGACGCCGCTTCTTCGTGTGCAGCTCCGAcgcgctctacttcgacgaggagGTGCCGGcgctgggcggcggcgagctgctccggcCCGGCCAGATATACTTCGTGCTCCCCGCGGCCATGCTCGGGCGTCCCCTGTCGAGCGCCGACATGGCAGCCATGGCGGTGCGGGCGAGCGAGGCCTTGGCGGCGAGAGCACGGCCGACTGGGCGCGcgcgcggcgccggcggcgccggcggcgtcaGGAAGTCACGCGTCGCACCGGTGCACCACGCCGAGACGGGGCTCGGCGATGTCGTCAACGGCGCAGTAAACGAGAAGCTGAACGAGAGGACACTCGGGGAGGACTCTTTGACAGGCTCGGGCAGTCCGACGAGAAACGGAAAGAGGTCGGCTGCGGCGGCTTCTCCGCCGGCGAAGAGGGTGCTCACGCCGCTGGGCACCATCGAAGAGGATGCCGAATGAATGACCAAATGGCATAAGATCATGGTGAAGCGATGCTTGGGTGGTACAGTGGACCAGAAGCATGAGATTTGCTGATAGGTTCTCTTTTTGTTGCTGTTTAATTATTTTTTTGATCTAGTGGAGTTTGATGGGTTGAAGATTCGGATGAAATGAAAAAGATAGATAGATAAAGGTGTCGTTCGATCAATCGGCCATGGTGCCGCTGTACATGTATTTGACAATATATAAAGGGGAATGGAATTTGATTAAATGGTCAGAGAAGCCTGCTTTAGATCATGTGACAATATATATGCAGTTGCGCATGAAAGAAGTTTCTTAGCCACAGTTGTGATGACGCCTAAGATTATTCTGTGTACGCGAGACTTTGCGAAAAAGGGAAAAGGTATTGGACATTGATCTCATGGCAAGATTCATTAGGGCCTGGGAGCAGCCGGGAAGAGCAATGTGAATGTCAATACCATCTCGTGGATTTGCAACTTACAAAAaagggcgatttgcacaaaaataacctaaaagtgaaaaaaaaaagcacagactgaccctccggcgaaactatttcacccatctaacccttttgtgtggcgcccctctcatgggcgtcacacatgcccatgtggcgccccttCTGCCGACGCCAcaaacccatccgacgtggcccgtcgagGATGAGCTGGCTAGCCGATCTGACGTGGCAGGCCGTGTGGCGCCGCTCTAtccggcgccacactttgaaagtgtggcgcccgtggcaagggcgccacacgtcCACATAAGTTTGGCCGCGCGCGCCCAGCCAGCCCgacccttcttctttctttctccctctgTTTTTCTTCTCTCCTCACAGAGGCGGCCGGCTCTTTCTCTCCCCCCCtctcccccccaccaaatccaccaccaaatcaccagatctgtccgtggagatcgttccccatccatttctcaaggtaatccccttcgaatcttctccattcatccactaatttcatagatcttactagatttggacatgaaccctagacatggaatttttttgtgcactctatattgtagtgtttgtgttggagatggtagcctcatgtatgcatgtgtttgaaccatagatttgttgaaacctagatatgaaatttcacatgtatgtgtatgaaccctatgtatgtatgtgttgaaatgtgtAATATTTACCTACGaaatgcattcaaatgtgttacatatgcctagtatttgtgatggagtaactcgtatttgttagtggaatgggtcataatatggttcaaacatgtaaacatgtaggatggccggtccctttggtcggcgaggcggtcgaggccgcggccctgggcgcccccggggccggggaaggggcctCCGCGGTGGAGCAGCAACGGCCCCACGCtcaccgtcacctgcatcctcctcgtcttcgcatgacgaacgctgcttcgagttcctcctccgcatcgacgacgacccactcggcatcatgcggctgccggacaagttcgccgagttcgtcgatggagtcgagccggcgcagttgcagctacgggaggctagctgcaacttctgccgttggcccgtggaggtcctgtttgacgggcagggcaagatgtacctgcacacggggtgggacaagttcgcccgtgacctcgcgctcgagcccggctgccagctcaccttcctctacgagggggacggcgagatgatcgtcaaggtgttcaacgacacagcctgccgcgtgcactaccacaccggcgaatccggctcggacaccgatagttaaaACTTAGAGTGTTGTGAACTCTATttcgttgcttcgtgttgtttgaattctatcttaaattgtatgaaactatgtgctacgatgttaggtatgatgatgttatgtctATGATGTGTGTACAAAATTGCTGTTGATATGATGTGTGTATGAAATAGCTTTTGACATGATGGCAGTTttgttggaatatggtaggatatttcatggttttaacacaagtcaatgtgtggtgccctccccactggcgccacactgcactgtgtggcgcctctcccatcggcgccacacatccatttATAAtttcccaaaacatactgtaagacaaatcgtctgggacttcgccgttttggcgaggctctatgtgtggcgccgatgccacgggcgccacactagcatatgTGGCGCCGATGCCGCGGGCGACACACAAAGagggtcgccaaaacggctaaggacttatcgtccggagcccctggatgttttcgacccaatagttgatataagttggcatgtgtggcgccgatgccacgggcgccacactagcatatgtggcgccgatgccgcgggcgccacacaaagagggtcgccaaaatggctaagtgtggcgccagtgggaagggcgccacacattgacttgtgttaaaaccatgaaaaatcctagTACATTCAAACAGTTTTGACAACAAGAACATTGCACTGAATATGTACCACACATTGACACAGCATAATGGTTGAAATGACAAATAAGGTTCGACGACATCAAGGTTTCAATTACAATAAGGTTCAATGACACGAAGGTTCAAGAAGATCAAGGTTCACACAACATAAAGGTTCGACAACAAGAACATAGCCAAAGGAACATCACTGTGTGGCAAAGGCTCCCTCCcccctcgccttcttcttcttacattcttcagccaattcttccttctcccttaagTCACGAGCCAACTGAACGACCGAATCGAAGAAGTGGTGGCGCTCCTCCGTCTTTGCAGCTTCCGCTTGAGCTCTCTCCTCCTTGATGCGTTCGGCCTCCCTAGCCACCTCCTCTAGGTGCATCCTATTGGCCCTCTCCCTAGCAATTTGCTCAAGTTGGCAGCTCCTCAGGAATTTTATCCGTGCCTCGCGGTCCCGTTCGGCCTTCAGCTTGGCATTCCTCCTCTTGTGGAACAATAGGTATTCCTCATACCCCCTTTGCATACGCTCATCTTCCTCCTTCTTCTTAGCTATCTCCTCCCGCCTCTTCCTCTCTAGttcttccttctccttcttccgcaccgtccttaccgcctcctcccaaatggactcctccttctcattgccctcccatgcccccttccccttggtgggttgagttgccatagctgtaaaccaaattgaaaaaccaaagttagTCATGGAATATGAAAATAGAAAGTACAATGCAATTAGTAACTTGGAGACACATACGGATAAGGCCCCGCTAGGTATCGTAGCATACTAGTACCGCGACGGCCACCGTGCCGACCTCTACTAAGCCCTACATGAATCCttggttgccttggagcttgtcgccattgtggttgatgccttgaggcttgttgccttggagcttgttgcgtaGGAGCTTGTTGCCGTGGGGCTTGTTGCCCTGGAGCTTGTTGacttggagcttgttgccgttgggcttgtgtgcttggagcttgttgccgttgggcttgtgtgcttggagcttgttggcttcgAGGAGGTTGATGCGTTTGGCTTGGAGGAGTTTGACGCggttggcttggagcttgttggcttgtgGTTTGTTAGCTTGGGGTTTGTTGGCTTGGGGTTTGTTGGCTTCGAGGTTGATTTGAAGCTTGTTGGctacttgatgcttgacttgtgCTAGCATCATTGCCCTTTGATTTTTTGCCGGATGTGCACTTCCTTTTATTGTGGCCCTTACTATTGCATGATCCACAATTAGTTGGCTCGCGAGCTTCTTGGAATAACCTGTTTCCCGAATGACCCCATCTATCCATATCTCCGTGAtacctctttgtctttcttcttccacgtTTCACAACCTTCCATTCCGGATCTGGCCAAACTTGCACTCCATGATACTCCGGCCATTGTGATTGATCCAAGTAAGGAGAAAACCTTGGAGCCCATGTCCTCTTTGTGGCTTCAATTGAGAACTCGGACTCCCGAACGGTGAGCGGGTTATTGTAGTCGACACGTCTAGTGCGTGTCGCTGTTAGCAAATGGGAGCAagccaaatgaagcaaagagggcCTCCTACATGTGCATTCACATGTCTTTAGGGACACACGGAAAGCCCGGCCTCCGTGTTGGACACCACCTTGTGTGGTGCCTCCCGGCTCATTCACTTGGTAAACCCAGTCAACATTGTCATAACATGTAGCCGTTTGGGAGTCCGCCTTCCTCGCCTGAAAATCCATGAACTCTTGAACCTTCGTTGGGAACTCGCAATTCAAAGCAATTTCCTTCTCCGTTTCATCGGTGTAGTTCTGGAAATAGACATTCAACTTCTCGAATGTGTATTGAATGATTGCCGTCACGGGCAATGCACGGACACCCTTCAACACATTGTTGAAGCACTCGGCCATGTTGCTTGTCATTTGGCCATATCTCCTCCCATCCTCATCATAAGCTCTTGCCCACTTTGAGTTAAATATGAGGTGTCTATGAAGAAACTCTTGACCACCCGCGTTGAGGTCTTTGTGCTTCAGCAAGCCGTTGTATAGGTTAGCGAAGCGGCGCTCAGAGTAAGCGAGGCAACAATCTTGAAGAAGGTCAGACAACTCTTTGTTCTTGCATGCCCGATAGAAGTTTGCACAAAAATGCCTCATGCACCATCGGTGATGCAAGGGAGCATGCCCGGGAATTGCAAGCTCCACCGCATTGAGAATTCCTTGATGACGATCGGAGATGACACACACTTCCTTTGAGGGTGGTATGACCCTCGTCCTCAatatatggaaaaaccattcccagttatcattgttctcaatctctaccaatgcaaaagccaatggtactaaacggttgctcgcatcacttgtactgcccggtcaagaaggtaccatccacggctatgacgggcctacaatgttcgaatgccctcgtgcattgctcgaatgaccaaaatgcacggtgaaataccctcactcttttaccatcatgcaatgtcattttggttgcggaaggctccaccacatgcaccatgcccgggttagttgcggccatcgctaacaacaacctagggactcggttttatgcttcctcccaatcaccgtACAATATCTTGAATGCGacttgtttggccttccatgccttcccgtacttgacgtcgtaggcaaagcgggatttgaccgtatcttgcacggacctaatgctcatgataggaagtgatgagatctccgccgagagcttgtatgcaatgaactcggatgtgagttgacggtggtccggctgcgcatccttgccatcaagcttcggcccccggcacatgtgagtggctacacaacttgttatgtgccaagagggcccatttttgaaaggtcttgcacggacaacccatgggcaccttttatccacacattttagcgtgtacctcttcttcaagtccgagtgaacaacgaggtaagggcgatgatgcttaatggagaactccttcaaccatatcttcaattccaagaaggtatcaaacgtgagccctttagagatcatagccgtcctaccatccacatctctcttggatagtggcctagctccaagaagtaaacttttgccaccatcaaccacggctccatccgcgagactaacatcacggaacaatggtacccggatatcccgtccggttaccttcttgaagatctcggctctttcggcttccttagccctcaagccatcctcgtcaacctcctcttcgggtccatcatcatccgagtccgacgcatagcatcgggaataaggaatggagtggtccatctcctcttgcgtccaatatttatccaaatcaccgatattgttgccattcatctcgaaaccatcatcaccatcgtcatgctcgtcatactcattatccaacggaggttg
It includes:
- the LOC127312715 gene encoding uncharacterized protein, with amino-acid sequence MGSGLSHNHRSSVSPQAQQQPSAARVVAADGSLTEFPASSPVSVSDVLGDNAGRRFFVCSSDALYFDEEVPALGGGELLRPGQIYFVLPAAMLGRPLSSADMAAMAVRASEALAARARPTGRARGAGGAGGVRKSRVAPVHHAETGLGDVVNGAVNEKLNERTLGEDSLTGSGSPTRNGKRSAAAASPPAKRVLTPLGTIEEDAE